The window ATTATGACGTACAAAGAATGCCTTAAGCCTTGGGTCGTGGCTCGTTTACTGCCAACGGGGAAGTGGGCGATGATTGGGCGATATTCTAAGAACTCAGATGCGGATGGACATCTGCGGCTGTTGCGTCAGCGAGTGCCAAGTATGCAGTTTAAAGTCGTGTTTGACGTGACAGAACGCGGACAGTAGACCTCTTGTAAAAATACAAAGCACCCCACCCCCAACCCCTCCCCTTATTAAGGGGAGGGGAGCCAGACTATGATCGTGCCCTTACCCTGTGGCGTACTTATCAATGAAATTGCAGGTAAAAAGATGCGATCGCACCTTTCACCCTTTCCCACGCGATCGCTAAACTTACCCGAAACCCTTCATCTTTACCTACCGCTTAAAAAAATCTAGAGAAATCTAGGAGAAGCTTTCGTGCAGATATTGCGGACTCGGTGAGGGGCGAGGAACACCAATTTTTTTTGTAGGGGCACGGCATTGCTGTGCCCTCATCCTGTGGATGAACTCGTTGTTGTGCTATAGAGCATCTATCTTAAGAGTTAATACTAACCATCGATTAATCTCTCCGTTCCCCCGCCCTGCCCCGAATCGTGCTCTATCGTGCACTCATGCTCAACACTCCTCGCACAACCCGAAAGCCTTCTCCCTTTTACCTTTTCCCTTTTACCTTGTTGCTGACTCTCCTCCTGTGCCTCCCTTGGGTGAATGCCCAAAAACCCGCCAACCCGCAGCCGCAACCTTGGCACATAAACGGTATCGTGGCTGCCCTTGACGACAGCCAGGACAAAGTCAAGGGATATGCTTTCGACAAATTAGCGCAGTACAAGCCCCAAGACTTAAAATCGGCACTTAAGAAACCGGAGGATATCGCTGGGAAAACTGCCAATATCCTGAAGAATAAAAATGTGAACGTTTCTGTTCGTAGCAGTGCAGCCCTTGCCTTGGGCAACCTGGGAGCATCAGCTCAACCTTACATCAAAGATATCCTCAACTTTCTCAAAGATGAACAGGTAAACGTCTATGTTCGAGGCAGTGCCGCAGTCGCCTTGGGCAACCTGGGAGCATCGGCTCAACCTTACATTAGAGATATCCTCAACTTCCTCAAAGATGAACAGGTGAACGTCTATGTTCGGGGCAGTGCGGCAGTCGCCTTGGGCAACCTGGGAGAGACGGCTCAACCCTACCACAAAGACATCGCCGACATCCTCAAGGATAAACAAGCGGATGTTTATGTTCGCGCTAGTGCAGCCGTTGCCTTAGGCAAACTGGGAAAGGCAACTCAACCCTACCTCAAAGACATCCTCGACTTCCTCAAAGATGAAGACGTGGACGTATACTTTCGGGGCTTTGCGGCACAAGCCTTGGGCAACTTGGGAAAAACCACTCCATCCTACCTCCAAGATGTTGCCGACATCCTCAAGGATGAAAAGGTGAACGCTGAAGTTCGCGCCTTTGTGGCACAAGCCTTGGGTAACCTGGGAGAAGCGGCTCAACCTTATCTCAAAGATATCCTCAACTTCCTTAAGGATAGGAACGTGGACACCGGGATTCGGGGCTTTGCGGCAGAATCCTTGGGCAATCTGGGAGCATCGGCTCAACTTTACCTCAAAGACATCCTCGACTTTCTCAAGGATGAAAGTGTGAAAAGCTATGTTCGTCGTTTTGCCGCATCCGCTTTAGAGAATTTGGGAGAGGCGGCGCAACCTTACCTGCAAGATATTCTTAACTTCCTCCGGGATGAACGGGTTGAGGCAGATATTCGGGGCAGTGCAGCCATTGCCTTGAGTAACCTGGGAGAAGCGGCTCAACCTTATATCAGTGATATCCTCAACTTTCTCAAGGATGAGCAGGTGAAGCCATCCATTCGGGGTAATGCGGCAGAAGCCTTCAACAATTTGGGAGCATCGGCTCAACCTTGCCTGAAAAATATTCTCAACTTCCTGAAGGATGAAAATATTGAGCCATCCGTGCGGGGCAGTGCCGCACCGATTTTGGGCAATTTGGGGCAGGTGACTCAACCCGACTTCAAAGATATCCTTGACTTTCTCAAAGATGAACAGGTGAAGCCATCTGTGCGGAGCTCTGCGGCAGAATCGTTGGGCAACTTGGGAGCATCGGCTCAACCTTATATCAAAGATATCCTTAACGTTCTCAAAGATGAACAGGTGAAGCCATCCGTGCGGAGCTCTGCGGCAGAAGCGTTGGGCAATCTCAAGGAAGCGGCTACACCTTACCTTAAAGACATCGCCGATATCATCCAAGATGAAAAGGTAGACGCAGGAGTTCGTAGCAGTAGCGCCCAAGCCTTGGGTAATCTTAGAAAATTACAGGTATACGAGGTTGTTGTCATCCTGAATTCTGTTTACGAACCCAATCACCAAAACGTTAACTTTGAAACTTGGCGGTTTTTGGCTTATTTCTTCGGGGGTGGCACGAATGATGTGAAAACGCTGCTCAAATGGCTTGGTAATCCTCAATCCCTTCCGACTCAATTCAATTACGAAGACAGCAAGAAAACACTGAAAGTGTTGCGCGATGCCTGGATAGGAAGTCAGGGGTTGGAACGATTACAACAAGACTTAGCAACCAAAATAGCTAGGGTTGCCCGCAGGGCGTCTTGGAAACCCCAGGACATTCCCTTGCTGCAAAATCACTACAACAACCTGAAAAAAGGCGGGTACAACCAAGCCGATACGGTGCACTCAGCCATCCATGATGTGGTAATTGGGAGATGGCTTTCCCTTGCCCAAAACATCATCCTGATTCATGCTGCCTTTTGGCTTGCCCTAATTTTCGCCTACCCTAAATTTCCCCACACCCTAGCTGTCTTTTTCTGGAACCCCTGGATCAGGAAGATTCTCGGTGTCGGCTATGTGGGCTTTCTCCTTACCTGGGTTCCGTATTTCCGCCGCCAACTTTTTGAACCCTTCAAACCATCCTTACTCGCCGATGCAGAATTAGAGCATTTCGATGACGACGCCTACTTCCCAGAGTCTAATGTCATCATTCCAGATTCAAAAGAAATCAAAGCGCTTACCCAGGCACTCCCCAAGATTCAGGGGCAAATCATCTTAGAAGGTGATTCCGGTTTGGGCAAATCGATGTTTCTACGCCATGTAGTGGCAAACTCCAAGCGTATTTTTGTCTACCTCCCCGCCCAAAAGTGCGACAAGGGTGTAATTAAAGCCATCCAAAACAAGATGCACGGGCAAGCCCAAGATGCCGGATTCCTGAAAAACCTCATCTATAGTGGTGCGATTGATATCTGTATTGACGGACTCAACGAAGTCAGCACCGACACACGGGCAAAAATCACCGATTTTGTCGATCGCTCTTTCCGGGGTAATATCATCATGACGACCCAACCCTTGGAGTGGATACCCCCCTCAACCACCAAGACGTATTACTTACAACCCCTAGAATCCCACCAAATTGATTTGTTTTTGGTTTCCCGCCAGCCCAAACTGCTCAAAGATGCCAAAATTCAGGGGAAATATTACAAAAATGCCTGCATTCGATACTTAGCCAATGCCCTCAACCTCCAGCAACCGCCCGAAGAGTTAGAGGCGGCACAACGAATTCTTTCCAACCCTATGGATTTGACTCTTGTCGCCCTGATGCTCTCCCAAGGCAACACCCCTGACTTGTTCCGCTTGCAAGAACAGCAATATAACCAGATGGCAGAGGAATTTTGGTACAAATGGAAGTACGAATTTCCTCTGGAAAGATTCTCCCAAGCCGTTTACCAAATGCGGCTTAATGATGAAAACACTCTCCCGGCGGGGCAATTCCCCCAAGAATTACAGGCTTTGGCAGATAAGAAATACAAAATGGTCGTCCGCCGTCAGTCGTGGGATAGGGAGGGGAAAGCCCAGAAAGAATGGTATTTCCGTCACGACAAAATTATGGACTTCTTTTTGATGCAAAACTTCCTGGGTGAGAGTACTGAAGCAGAAACACGGTTAATTGACCACATGGGCGACCCCAGATTTCGAGGGGTTTATACTAAATCTGGGTTGACTCTCCCCTTTCTTAAACGAACCACAGAGGCGCAGAGTTCGCACAGGAGAGAGTGAAGAGAGAGAAAAGTGAGAGATGGGGATTTTGGATTACTTTTTGGTCGATAACTTCCGGAACTCAAAAAGCTTCCGGCACGAGTGCGATCGCTCTAAATAATGTATCTTCTTCAGTCAACCTTTCGAGTGGTTTGCACCCATGATGCGAACTTTTATCTATATGCGGACATATTTTTCCACTATAAAAAAATAGTACGAAAAAAAAATGAATAAGTCAAGCGATCGTCCCCTCATGGCACAGCCGATTAGTAAGAAAGAACAAAATCAAAGCTTCAACGTTTATTCTGTAATTTCGCCATCTCTTCTTGAACACCAGTCGCAATCTGCAACGCTTCATTGAGCAGACGCCCATACTCACTGGCTAGGTCATTCACTTGCAGAGTTTGCACCGTTCTTAAATTCGTTGTCAACAGTTCAGGGTTACTCATCAGAAAATTCCGATTTTCTCGCAGAATCTTCTCCGCTCTCAACGCTCTCACCAAATCTTCTTTCACTAGCGTCAGCGCTTCAATGACTTTGTGGCGTTCACTTAAAATTTCGGTTGTTCCAGCCGCCTCTAACTGGTCGTTAATATGTATGGCTTTAATCACAGTATTGTATCGATCCACTTCATCCAACAAAGAGCATAAAGTCATCGAACTGTTGCGTTTTAACCAAAACCACCGCACTCCTACAATCACAATTGGCACGACAATCAAAGTAATCAGAGTGGCAATGAGTGAAGAACCGATGAAAGGCAGAATCACAAACACATGCAGCAAACCAACGATAATTGGCATTAAAGCAAGACTCAGCAAAACTTCTTGAAATAAGAAATGCAATCGCTGTTTTGAATTATGGAGGATTGTGGGTCTAAATACCTCCGTTGGGTCAACACCCGTCAGGTGTCTGAGTTCTCCGGGCGAAATTTCCAATCCCTGCAAATCCGGTTGCACAGAACGCGCTACTCCTTTTAGAGCCAATCAATACAGTTGTATCCTCTAAAAGTGATGATCTTGTAATTTTTTCATTTCTTCTCGGACATCCACAACAATTTGTAAGGCTTCATTCAAAAAGTGTCCATACTCACCTGCTTGACCATTGACTTGCAAGGAGGTTAATGCCGTTAGGTTCGTTTCAAACAGCTCATAATTCAATTGAATAAATTTTTGGTTTTCCCGGAGAATTCGTTCTGTTTTTAAGGCGCGAAGGATATCTTCTCTCGCTAGCCTCAGTGCGTGAATCACCTTCTCTCGGTTTTGCAAGCCTACACCCAGATTGCCGACGGCTTCTATTTGGTCATTGAGGTCAATCGCTTTAATCACAGAATTAAATCGTTTGACATCTTCAAACATCCTGGCAAGATTTCGGTTTTTATAACTGAAACGAATCTTTCTCAAATCATCTAAGACTAAGACAACAGACGCAATAAGATCAATGGCAATGAGCGAAAGCATCTGATCCGGAAAAAACACACTGAGAACTAAACCACTCAAACAAATCAAAAGAATTACGAGGGAAGTTTTGCCCAGCTCAGAGATAAATTTTCTGAGCGTCGGGGGTCTAAACACAGCATCAAGGCTGACACCGCTACAGTGTTTAATCTCTCCCTTGGTAATTTCCAATCCTTGTAAATCAGTTTGCATTGGGGGCGGTGCGATCGCGACAACTCGGTTAGGAAAACGGGTTCGTGTTCTTTGCAGTAGAATCCCCTGCGTGGACAGTCTGCAATCATGAGCTTATCGCTCTAGCGGCGTCGTGAGTCTTATCGTTGTCACAAGGTCTAGGAGCTATAGGGGCATCACTTTTACCCTGTTGGTGACTTCTTCACTCGCTGTTGCTGAACACTGTAGCCTCTTCATTCCCTTAAACTAAGGTTAGACCCCTTGAGAAATGAACTACCCATCAGCGTAAATGCAATAAACGACTTGTTGAGCATTGTCACCCTTGAGATGGATGTAAACCAGACAGACTGATCATATCCAGCTTAACTAATCCTCAACCTAGGTGTTTGACCAACACCTGCGATCGCTATTTTTTTTATAAACTAAAAATCTATCGATAAACCAGAATCTTCTAATTTGAAGATTTGCTCGAACAAGAATCGTAGATGTTAGCGTTGGTATAAGTCTTTTCAATTGTTGGGATAGTTGGCTGGCGGCGTGCCTCGACAAGACGCCGCCGCTTTTTTTGTGGGGACGGGAGAGCGGGGGATCTGGGCCGGAGTTCATACGAGGACGGGGGACGAAAAACCCCACTCGGAAGTAACATTGACCCTTAGAGGATGTCACAGACACTCAAATTTCATAGTGCCAGAACGGCTGCTTTTCTTGGAGAACAATCCGTTTACGAGAGAGGCGCTCAATCATCCCCTGCTTTTCAAAGTCATTGAGGAGCCGTGTTACTGTAACTCTGGTTGTCCCAATGATTTCCGAAATTTCTTGATGAGTTAAGTGCAGATCGATCAGTTGTCCTTGCTCAACTTGTTGACCAAACTTTCTCGCGAGCCAATTCAACAATCGAAGCAGCGAAACATCAATCGAACGATAATGAAGAATTTCTAAAAATTCGTGATATTGCTGAATATGCTGAATCAGGACTTCATTGACGAGGTACCACTGATCGAGAGGGAGGCGAATGACCTCTACAGGCGTGAGACATTCCATTTGAAACGGGTCTGCCTTTGATAGCACTCGACCCACCACATCCCCTTTGCCCCATACTCCCAGCGTGACTGTTGTTCCGTCTTCAAGCAGGGTCAAGGTGCGAACCGCGCCGGTTTCAATTTGCCACAAAGAATCTCGGCTGGAGGGAAGTACAGCTCGACGTTCAAATTGACTTCGTTTGATGTCAACAGAGTCAGTTGATAACAGCGAAAAAGCAGCCATTTCACTCATCCTGATTGTGAAACATCTTTGACCGCATCTAGTGCCTACGGTTACCAAAGAGGGGGTAAAAGGAATTTTAACAGGAAACCTCTATATCCCGATAGATAAACTGTGGTTTTTGCCTAAAGACAACTAAACCGAGCTGGAATATTGGCTACTACCTCAATTTCACAGTTTAGGATGGGAAGACATTAATCGTTCATTTCCCAATGAGCCAACCCAACCCACTCCAATTAGTCTCTTACCTCGCTCCCAATATGTTTGGGTTCTATGAGGCTGTTGGGGCATCCTTGAGCCAGGTATTAGGGATAGAAACACAAGTGGTGCAGAGTCAGTATGACCCCCTAGAAGACCCGATGATGCTAGAGGATCGGCTGGATATGGCTTTTATTTGTGGCTTGCCCTTCGCACGGCGTCATCGAGTCATTTCCAGTCAACTCCAAGCGTTAGTTGCGCCAGTGATGCAAGCGAGTCGCTATGAAAATCGCCCGATCTACTTCTCGGATATCATT of the Allocoleopsis franciscana PCC 7113 genome contains:
- a CDS encoding HEAT repeat domain-containing protein produces the protein MLNTPRTTRKPSPFYLFPFTLLLTLLLCLPWVNAQKPANPQPQPWHINGIVAALDDSQDKVKGYAFDKLAQYKPQDLKSALKKPEDIAGKTANILKNKNVNVSVRSSAALALGNLGASAQPYIKDILNFLKDEQVNVYVRGSAAVALGNLGASAQPYIRDILNFLKDEQVNVYVRGSAAVALGNLGETAQPYHKDIADILKDKQADVYVRASAAVALGKLGKATQPYLKDILDFLKDEDVDVYFRGFAAQALGNLGKTTPSYLQDVADILKDEKVNAEVRAFVAQALGNLGEAAQPYLKDILNFLKDRNVDTGIRGFAAESLGNLGASAQLYLKDILDFLKDESVKSYVRRFAASALENLGEAAQPYLQDILNFLRDERVEADIRGSAAIALSNLGEAAQPYISDILNFLKDEQVKPSIRGNAAEAFNNLGASAQPCLKNILNFLKDENIEPSVRGSAAPILGNLGQVTQPDFKDILDFLKDEQVKPSVRSSAAESLGNLGASAQPYIKDILNVLKDEQVKPSVRSSAAEALGNLKEAATPYLKDIADIIQDEKVDAGVRSSSAQALGNLRKLQVYEVVVILNSVYEPNHQNVNFETWRFLAYFFGGGTNDVKTLLKWLGNPQSLPTQFNYEDSKKTLKVLRDAWIGSQGLERLQQDLATKIARVARRASWKPQDIPLLQNHYNNLKKGGYNQADTVHSAIHDVVIGRWLSLAQNIILIHAAFWLALIFAYPKFPHTLAVFFWNPWIRKILGVGYVGFLLTWVPYFRRQLFEPFKPSLLADAELEHFDDDAYFPESNVIIPDSKEIKALTQALPKIQGQIILEGDSGLGKSMFLRHVVANSKRIFVYLPAQKCDKGVIKAIQNKMHGQAQDAGFLKNLIYSGAIDICIDGLNEVSTDTRAKITDFVDRSFRGNIIMTTQPLEWIPPSTTKTYYLQPLESHQIDLFLVSRQPKLLKDAKIQGKYYKNACIRYLANALNLQQPPEELEAAQRILSNPMDLTLVALMLSQGNTPDLFRLQEQQYNQMAEEFWYKWKYEFPLERFSQAVYQMRLNDENTLPAGQFPQELQALADKKYKMVVRRQSWDREGKAQKEWYFRHDKIMDFFLMQNFLGESTEAETRLIDHMGDPRFRGVYTKSGLTLPFLKRTTEAQSSHRRE
- a CDS encoding Crp/Fnr family transcriptional regulator — its product is MAAFSLLSTDSVDIKRSQFERRAVLPSSRDSLWQIETGAVRTLTLLEDGTTVTLGVWGKGDVVGRVLSKADPFQMECLTPVEVIRLPLDQWYLVNEVLIQHIQQYHEFLEILHYRSIDVSLLRLLNWLARKFGQQVEQGQLIDLHLTHQEISEIIGTTRVTVTRLLNDFEKQGMIERLSRKRIVLQEKQPFWHYEI